A window of the Streptomyces sp. Ag109_O5-10 genome harbors these coding sequences:
- a CDS encoding SCO3374 family protein, producing MAGTAPLAASTVPHPRRPFDSASGSGCGAGSGPGTSRHWYENDLGWPTVPAVPGEPLRLVTGVRFDVLEVPTRAGVRALRHLAPGSPVALQGGRMRLLVAVGSAEELPGLLAWLEWGAPALDLGLRALGAGGAMDAPVRPGPSAAVVRPPSGSTEGQAGPVQGAAVWLRPPESGCEVEASLPTLSAMGGVGGAPDLVRLVNTLATECHRVRLRRAGHEPEDSQAFASS from the coding sequence ATGGCTGGCACAGCACCTCTGGCCGCTTCAACGGTCCCTCACCCCCGTCGTCCGTTCGATTCCGCTTCCGGCTCCGGATGCGGCGCCGGCTCCGGTCCGGGCACCTCCCGGCACTGGTACGAGAACGATCTGGGGTGGCCAACGGTGCCCGCGGTGCCCGGAGAGCCGCTGCGGCTGGTCACAGGCGTGCGTTTCGACGTCCTGGAGGTGCCCACGCGGGCGGGTGTGCGGGCGCTCCGGCACCTGGCGCCGGGCTCGCCTGTGGCCCTTCAGGGCGGCCGGATGCGGCTGCTGGTGGCCGTGGGCAGCGCGGAGGAGCTGCCGGGGCTGCTGGCCTGGCTGGAGTGGGGCGCGCCGGCCCTCGATCTCGGCTTGCGGGCGCTGGGCGCCGGGGGCGCGATGGACGCCCCGGTCCGGCCCGGGCCGTCGGCCGCCGTCGTCCGGCCGCCGTCCGGGTCCACCGAGGGACAGGCCGGGCCCGTGCAGGGGGCCGCCGTCTGGTTGCGGCCCCCCGAGTCGGGGTGCGAGGTCGAGGCCTCGCTGCCGACGCTGTCGGCCATGGGGGGCGTCGGAGGCGCCCCCGATCTCGTGCGACTGGTGAACACGCTGGCCACGGAGTGCCACCGCGTCCGGCTGCGGCGCGCGGGCCACGAGCCGGAGGACAGTCAGGCGTTCGCGTCCTCGTAG
- a CDS encoding Lsr2 family protein → MAQKVQVLLVDDLDGGEADETVTFALDGKTYEIDLTTANADKLRGLLDPYVKGGRRTGGRASGGRGKARAASGGSQDTAQIRAWAKENGYDVNDRGRVPATIRQAYEDANA, encoded by the coding sequence GTGGCACAGAAGGTTCAGGTCCTTCTTGTCGACGACCTCGACGGCGGCGAGGCGGACGAGACCGTGACGTTCGCGTTGGACGGCAAGACCTACGAGATCGACCTCACGACCGCCAATGCGGACAAGCTGCGCGGCCTTCTCGACCCCTATGTCAAGGGCGGCCGGCGTACCGGTGGGCGTGCTTCCGGCGGACGCGGAAAGGCCCGTGCGGCTTCCGGCGGCAGCCAGGACACCGCGCAGATTCGCGCGTGGGCCAAGGAGAACGGTTACGACGTCAACGACCGCGGCCGAGTTCCGGCGACGATTCGCCAGGCCTACGAGGACGCGAACGCCTGA
- a CDS encoding amino-acid N-acetyltransferase produces MSATRPEVTAKAITVRRARTSDVPAVRRLLDVYVRDRILLDKATVTLYEDIQEFWVAERDDNAEVVGCGALHVMWEDLAEVRTLAVNHSLKGAGVGHQLLEKLLETARWLGVRRVFCLTFEVEFFGKHGFVEIGETPVDTDVYAELLRSYDEGVAEFLGLERVKPNTLGNSRMLLHL; encoded by the coding sequence ATGTCAGCGACGCGCCCCGAAGTCACCGCAAAAGCCATCACCGTCCGGCGGGCCCGGACCAGCGATGTCCCGGCCGTGCGCCGCCTCCTCGACGTGTACGTTCGCGACCGCATCCTGCTCGACAAAGCCACGGTGACGCTTTACGAGGACATCCAGGAGTTCTGGGTCGCGGAACGCGACGACAACGCCGAGGTGGTCGGCTGCGGCGCACTGCACGTGATGTGGGAAGACCTCGCGGAAGTGCGCACTCTCGCGGTGAACCACAGCCTCAAGGGTGCCGGTGTCGGTCATCAGTTGCTGGAGAAGTTGCTGGAGACCGCACGTTGGCTTGGTGTTCGCCGCGTTTTCTGTCTGACCTTCGAAGTCGAGTTCTTCGGGAAGCACGGCTTCGTGGAGATCGGCGAGACACCCGTGGACACCGATGTCTACGCGGAGCTGCTGCGTTCCTATGACGAGGGTGTCGCGGAGTTCCTCGGACTCGAACGAGTGAAACCGAACACCTTGGGCAACAGCCGGATGCTTCTGCATCTGTGA
- a CDS encoding BlaI/MecI/CopY family transcriptional regulator, producing the protein MTRVWKWNRPVTVREVLEDLQQERSIAYTTVMTVLDNLHQKGWVRREAEGRAYRYEAVSSRAAYAAALMNEAWSQSDNPAAALVAFFGMMSDEQRQSLRDAVRIVQGPDRRDREDREAPREENPGSVTDADGR; encoded by the coding sequence ATGACGCGGGTGTGGAAGTGGAACCGCCCGGTGACCGTTCGAGAAGTCCTGGAAGACCTTCAGCAGGAACGGTCCATCGCGTACACCACGGTGATGACCGTTTTGGACAATCTCCATCAGAAGGGCTGGGTCCGGCGGGAGGCCGAAGGGCGCGCCTATCGATATGAGGCCGTCTCCTCCCGGGCCGCCTACGCCGCCGCCCTGATGAACGAGGCCTGGTCGCAGAGCGACAACCCGGCCGCCGCGCTCGTCGCCTTCTTCGGGATGATGAGCGACGAACAGCGGCAGTCCCTCCGGGACGCCGTACGCATCGTGCAGGGTCCGGATCGCAGGGATAGGGAAGACCGGGAAGCCCCGCGAGAGGAGAACCCCGGCTCGGTGACGGACGCCGACGGGCGATAG